In one window of Episyrphus balteatus chromosome 3, idEpiBalt1.1, whole genome shotgun sequence DNA:
- the LOC129915797 gene encoding uncharacterized protein LOC129915797 isoform X3, with amino-acid sequence MESFGNVNYGLFFGNRDLNVGYGNRTDAVNVYTFITTEPDIMNFWLWLVTALGTGFGLLSCAIAAIGSVIKAASASKKRGTMVLLFVSNISSASSQIIAFVCWVIQFYQYLTHNVLPLEDRTKMRWYSHGTASFGFSFFMLVLSILIVLINIVILIYAKRREHREDHRFEPPSEEKNQSAIMLY; translated from the exons ATG GAATCTTTTGGAAATGTGAACTATGGCCTCTTCTTTGGTAACAGAGATTTAAATGTTGGTTATGGGAACCGCACCGATGCTGTTAATG TCTACACATTTATTACAACCGAACCGGATATAATGAATTTTTGGCTATGGCTAGTCACTGCCCTGGGAACTGGATTCGGACTTTTAAGTTGTGCTATAGCAGCGATAGGATCTGTTATTAAAGCAGCTTCAGCGTCAAAAAAGCGAGGCACAATGGTTTTGCTATTTGTATCAAATATCTCATCGGCATCATCGCAGATTATTGCATTTGTTTGTTGGGTTATTCAGTTCTATCAGTACCTAACTCACAATGTCTTGCCATTGGAGGATCGAACAAAGATGCGTTGGTACAGTCATGGAACAGCTTCATTTGGTTTTAGCTTTTTCATGCTTGTTTTATCAATACTTATTGTCTTAATCAATATTGTCATACTAATTTATGCAAAACGCCGTGAACACAGAGAGGATCATCGTTTTGAGCCACCATCGGAGGAGAAAAATCAAAGTGCTATAATGCTCTATTAA
- the LOC129915797 gene encoding uncharacterized protein LOC129915797 isoform X2 has product MNPRVHHQFVPREATVESFGNVNYGLFFGNRDLNVGYGNRTDAVNVYTFITTEPDIMNFWLWLVTALGTGFGLLSCAIAAIGSVIKAASASKKRGTMVLLFVSNISSASSQIIAFVCWVIQFYQYLTHNVLPLEDRTKMRWYSHGTASFGFSFFMLVLSILIVLINIVILIYAKRREHREDHRFEPPSEEKNQSAIMLY; this is encoded by the exons ATGAACCCCAG GGTCCATCACCAATTTGTTCCACGGGAAGCAACTGTG GAATCTTTTGGAAATGTGAACTATGGCCTCTTCTTTGGTAACAGAGATTTAAATGTTGGTTATGGGAACCGCACCGATGCTGTTAATG TCTACACATTTATTACAACCGAACCGGATATAATGAATTTTTGGCTATGGCTAGTCACTGCCCTGGGAACTGGATTCGGACTTTTAAGTTGTGCTATAGCAGCGATAGGATCTGTTATTAAAGCAGCTTCAGCGTCAAAAAAGCGAGGCACAATGGTTTTGCTATTTGTATCAAATATCTCATCGGCATCATCGCAGATTATTGCATTTGTTTGTTGGGTTATTCAGTTCTATCAGTACCTAACTCACAATGTCTTGCCATTGGAGGATCGAACAAAGATGCGTTGGTACAGTCATGGAACAGCTTCATTTGGTTTTAGCTTTTTCATGCTTGTTTTATCAATACTTATTGTCTTAATCAATATTGTCATACTAATTTATGCAAAACGCCGTGAACACAGAGAGGATCATCGTTTTGAGCCACCATCGGAGGAGAAAAATCAAAGTGCTATAATGCTCTATTAA
- the LOC129915797 gene encoding uncharacterized protein LOC129915797 isoform X1, with protein MSIKTRALVFSTFFGSCIAIGLLLVSLTTNYWVRASPKRHNTSESFGNVNYGLFFGNRDLNVGYGNRTDAVNVYTFITTEPDIMNFWLWLVTALGTGFGLLSCAIAAIGSVIKAASASKKRGTMVLLFVSNISSASSQIIAFVCWVIQFYQYLTHNVLPLEDRTKMRWYSHGTASFGFSFFMLVLSILIVLINIVILIYAKRREHREDHRFEPPSEEKNQSAIMLY; from the exons ATGAGCATCAAAACAAGAGCATTAGTGTTTTCGACATTCTTTGGAAGCTGCATAGCAATCGGCTTGCTTTTGGTCAGTTTAACAACAAATTATTGGGTTCGAGCGTCGCCGAAACGACACAATACTTCG GAATCTTTTGGAAATGTGAACTATGGCCTCTTCTTTGGTAACAGAGATTTAAATGTTGGTTATGGGAACCGCACCGATGCTGTTAATG TCTACACATTTATTACAACCGAACCGGATATAATGAATTTTTGGCTATGGCTAGTCACTGCCCTGGGAACTGGATTCGGACTTTTAAGTTGTGCTATAGCAGCGATAGGATCTGTTATTAAAGCAGCTTCAGCGTCAAAAAAGCGAGGCACAATGGTTTTGCTATTTGTATCAAATATCTCATCGGCATCATCGCAGATTATTGCATTTGTTTGTTGGGTTATTCAGTTCTATCAGTACCTAACTCACAATGTCTTGCCATTGGAGGATCGAACAAAGATGCGTTGGTACAGTCATGGAACAGCTTCATTTGGTTTTAGCTTTTTCATGCTTGTTTTATCAATACTTATTGTCTTAATCAATATTGTCATACTAATTTATGCAAAACGCCGTGAACACAGAGAGGATCATCGTTTTGAGCCACCATCGGAGGAGAAAAATCAAAGTGCTATAATGCTCTATTAA